The following DNA comes from Castanea sativa cultivar Marrone di Chiusa Pesio chromosome 10, ASM4071231v1.
TAGCAATGACAGAACAGGGTTTTCTTGGTGCTGAGGAGTGAATCTCTGCTTTATACTCATCCTCAACAACAGACTTTTGTGATTGTTTTCTGTTGTTCTCAGGCAGTTCATTACCATCAGTCTTGTTCTGGCATTCCTCAAATGCACTACTACATGAAGCTATAGAGTTAATATGATAGTCTGCATAGATACTCGAACTTGGGCTCCTTGAAACACCAACATCTGCCTGATTATCTTGGATATCAAGGAAATAATCTTTATACAACGAGGTCATTTCTGTTGCATTTATTGCAAAATTTACATTATTAGATGATGATGAAGCATTACATTTGATTACATCAGAATTACAACTGGCCAAGATTGCAGGACTAGCCCTATCTCCTGAAATGAAGCTACCTGCTGAGCTAGTTATACCTCCTGAAAAGCAGCTCTCACCAGTTTTCTTGTTCTCAATTTCAGTAACTTTAACAGGATGTTTTAGTCTGGCAGGAATGATTTCACCCATCCATCCATATATATTTCCCAACTCATAAGAATTTTTAACATGTGAAAaccccttttccttccacaatTCATTAGACATGTTGTTATGGCCTCGCAAAAAACTCCAGAATAATGAATGAGTATAATTATCACCATGCCTATCAATTATTGACATCTTCTGGGTTGCTTTAGGACAATCCAAGTTAGGCAGCACCATAGGTGAAATACAGCCAGCAGTCCTTACATCAACATGAAAGCAATTACTATCAGCTGAAGTAGGTACTCCGCCATGTCCTTGGACGTCCAGATTACCCAAGATTTCCTTTTTCTCAAAGTCTTTGTCATTGTAATGAAAATTCTTCTTAGGTTGGAGAAAAGCAAGAGGACGACTTGCACAATCCCATATCTGACCAACTGCAGAGATGAGCTGAGCCGTACTCAAAATCTCTGGTGACTTGGGTACAGATGTTGTATTGCATTGCTGATCTTCATTAACAGAGAGGGTGGGAGCATATTCTTCATGAACAAAATCAGCAAGCTCAGGGGACACCCCCTTGACTGGGATAGACCTGTATTTGATTGAAGGTTGATCACTTCTAGGCGGTTTATTACACCCAACCATTTTCTCAAATCGTAAAAGAATTCCTTGCAAAAGCAGATACTACAACAATATCTTGATAGAAAAGTAACTGCAAGATGGAATTAACAAATTGCATCATTGAATGCAAACTAAGAATATACTCTTAAAAGCTTTATAAtctcaatttatttatataaccGTGAAACCGAAATAAAGGTATTGAGACAAAAGATGATAACTAAGTGAAACAAAACCTAATTTTTTGCTTGAATTGACTACATAACagggaaaatgaaaaatatagtttcataatagaaaacaaagaataaaaactaaCAGATCCATAGATATCATATACAAAGTCAATCTATGAACCATTGCATCTCATGGAAAAGTATATATGCAGACATAGAATCTTATTTAAATAACTAAAGCTTCAAAAGAAAATGCCAACCAGAATCAAAAGccaaaataagaagaagaaacaaacgTTAAAGTCTTTGGCAAGCTAGACTAAAACCGTTTCCTTCTTGGGACCAGGATGGAGGTAAAAGAAGATATGATGATAACGAATAAATAATTGCTATTAcagtctttttcttcttctttttaacattatttttaggaCTGACGCATGTGAATTTCCTTAAACAGATTACGAAGCACAAATAACTGACTGTAGAAAGTGTACATAAAAGATATCAAAGATTCTCCAAGTATGCAcaattttcacataaaaataaaagatatttaaaaagaagtcaaattatgctcttttaaaaattcatgACGTAATGAGAAAGGGTAAATGTGTATGTTGAATGatagaattttcattttcagtataaaaaaataaacatgacCTTCAGCAACTTCTTTGGACCAGTTTtatcccccctcccccccccccccccccaaaaaaaaggcaGAATCACTTGAtagaaattgtaaaataaagcATTGAACCCCATCAATCTCAAGTTCATTGTAATTGAAAATCTTAGGAAACAAATGAGAATCATAAGATTTTACGTCAGACTAAAATTCTAAAAACCTGGGCCTTTGTTGAATGTTCTAATTAATCATGGGCAACATCCAAACATTTTCTCAGGTTTCCTGTGCTTACTCCTTCCATAGCTTTATTAAAGTAACTCTCAATAACCCTCCAAATTTAGAAATGAAGCCATTTTTGAAGTTTTGTTTTCCATTTCCTCAATCTTATGAAGAATATGCAGTATTCAAAACAACTATCCTCATTTCTTTAAACCTCAACTATACAAAATCCTAAACATTACATAGGCCGCATTTCACACTTTAGTACACAAACTAGACTCTCAATTTTAATGATCCAATGAGAGTGAAAACATCTTGACTAGGAACAACATTCATGATAAGTTAGTAAGTTACCAGTCAATTCGTCCCCATTGCTATTCAACATAGATTGATTCAAAATCACATATATCCAGCTTCTCCAATCCACAGGAATACAATGAACAAATTAGCAATGACGACGAACCCCTGacatgaaaagaaaattcacaAGTTACACATTGATTCCAAACTATTCTAGACCTTCCACCAACATttccacaccccccccccccccaaaaaaaaaaaaaaaaaacagaaacccATTTACAATGTGATTCAATTCAACAATTATATCCAATTCAATAACAGCAATAAGCTTGCAACAAGTTAAAACTATAACATGcaataatcaattttaaaaaaaagtcaatttcaTTAAATTGCAAAAATAAGCATCATCATGAAGATCAAAAAAGAAGTAGCTAACGCTCATTTTGGATATCCAGAGAAATGAACTAGCTAGTTAATATTTCCTTTCCCTCATTTTCTAGCTAACCAAACAGAaacttgaaatttcaaaaactcaaaaaaaaaaaaaaaagaagttatggAGTTATGAGAAGTGAAACCtgaaaagaagaaggcaagTGTTGTGAGTGGTTTTCCAGCTCATTTTCCCGAGAAAATGTGGTGGGAAAGTGTAGGGTTTAAAGGAGAAgagattgggtttgggtttatataggaattggaattggaattgtACCAACGAATAGATTC
Coding sequences within:
- the LOC142611667 gene encoding uncharacterized protein LOC142611667, with protein sequence MVGCNKPPRSDQPSIKYRSIPVKGVSPELADFVHEEYAPTLSVNEDQQCNTTSVPKSPEILSTAQLISAVGQIWDCASRPLAFLQPKKNFHYNDKDFEKKEILGNLDVQGHGGVPTSADSNCFHVDVRTAGCISPMVLPNLDCPKATQKMSIIDRHGDNYTHSLFWSFLRGHNNMSNELWKEKGFSHVKNSYELGNIYGWMGEIIPARLKHPVKVTEIENKKTGESCFSGGITSSAGSFISGDRASPAILASCNSDVIKCNASSSSNNVNFAINATEMTSLYKDYFLDIQDNQADVGVSRSPSSSIYADYHINSIASCSSAFEECQNKTDGNELPENNRKQSQKSVVEDEYKAEIHSSAPRKPCSVIAKQEHAFAGALAGIFVSLSLHPVDTVKTVIQSCHAEQKSICYIGKSIVSDRGLTGLYRGIATNITSSAPISALYTFTYESVKGALLPLFPKEYYSIAHCMAGGCASVATSFIFTPSERIKQQMQVSSHYQNCWNAFVGIIGKGGLRSLYAGWGAVLCRNVPHSVIKFYTYESLKGAMLSSMQSSAQLSTLQTLVCGGLAGSTAALFTTPFDVVKTRLQTQIPGSLSQYGSVFHALREIGKNEGLRGLYRGLTPRLVMYMSQGAIFFASYEFFKRMFSLEEPQHNAQTIQYKQSTEDDNLSTLPILLPSSSASLASSSSSSRLRSLHS